In one window of Lynx canadensis isolate LIC74 chromosome B3, mLynCan4.pri.v2, whole genome shotgun sequence DNA:
- the MAPKBP1 gene encoding mitogen-activated protein kinase-binding protein 1 isoform X1 — MMAVEGSTITSRIKNLLRSPSIKLRRSKAGNRREDLSSKVTLEKVLGITVSGGRGLACDPRSGLVAYPAGCVVVLFNPRKHKQHHILNSSRKTITALAFSPDGKYLVTGESGHMPAVRVWDVAEHSQVAELQEHKYGVACVAFSPSAKYIVSVGYQHDMIVNVWAWKKNIVVASNKVSSRVTAVSFSEDCSYFVTAGNRHIKFWYLDDSKTSKVNATVPLLGRSGLLGELRNNLFTDVACGRGKKADSTFCITSSGLLCEFSDRRLLDKWVELRNTDSFTTTVAHCISVSQDYIFCGCADGTVRLFNPSNLHFLSTLPRPHALGTDIASVTEASRLFSGVANARYPDTIALTFDPTNQWLSCVYNDHSIYVWDVRDPKKVGKVYSALYHSSCVWSVEVYPEVKDSNQACLPPSSFITCSSDNTIRLWNTESSGVHGSTLHRNILSNDLIKIIYVDGNTQALLDTELPGGDKADGSLMDPRVGIRSVCISPNGQHLASGDRVGTLRVHELQSLSEMLKVEAHDSEILCLEYSKPDTGLKLLASASRDRLIHVLDAGREYSLQQTLDEHSSSITAVKFAASDGQVRMISCGADKSIYFRTAQKSGDGVQFTRTHHVVRKTTLYDMDVEPSWKYTAIGCQDRNIRIFNISSGKQKKLFKGSQGEDGTLIKVQTDPSGIYIATSCSDKNLSIFDFSSGECVATMFGHSEIVTGMKFSNDCKHLISVSGDSCIFVWRLSSEMTISMRQRLAELRQRQRGGKPQGPSSPQRAAGPNRHEAPSMLSPGPALSSDSDKEGEDEGTEEEELPALPILAKGTKKEPASVPGPVLPRSLSHWEMSRAQETVEFLAPAPVANQGPRRRSRWAQPGVELSVRSMLDLRQLETLAPSPRDPSQDLLAMTPSCPGKRGQQVPPETSHASQNEKPPRHQASQPCSCPHIIRLLSQEEGVFAQDLEPAPIEDGIVYPEPSDSPTLDTSEFQVQAPARGTLGRVYPGSRASEKHSPDSACSVDYSSSRLSSPEHPNEDSESTEPLSVDGISSDLEEPAEGDEEEEEEEGGTGSYGLQEGSPHTPDQEQFLKQHFETLANGAAPGGPVRVPERTESRSISSRFLLQVQTPPHRELSPSSSSLALPSRPVQMLQASGEQLRGSGASPPGAPPEAEPSPGNGGPQQAVPVLLPRRRLNPDSSWSPKRVTAASPLGGLQKAQSVQSLVPQDEAPPPGPLLLREMEAHAGLRSLPQADGRLSQPHSYQNPTTSSMAKISRSISVGENLGLAAEPQAPAPIRVSPLSKLALPSRAHLVLDIPKPLPDRPTLATFSPVTKGRAPGEVDWPGSPAGLGKAHSTSERRACLGEGAPPKPRTECQAQPGPNSPCGQQLPVSPLFRGPENLQSPTPEKTPSPMECTRPGAALSQDSEPAVSLEQCEQLVAELQGNVRQAVRLYHLVAGCKTPSAEQSRITQLLRNTFSSVRQELEALAGAVLCSPGGSPGAVGAEQTQALLEQYSELLLRAVERRMERRL; from the exons GTGACCTTGGAGAAGGTGCTTGGAATAACAGTGTCTGGAGGCAGAGGACTTGCCTGCGATCCCCGATCCGGTTTAGTTGCCTACCCAGCTGG GTGTGTGGTCGTGCTGTTCAATCCCCGGAAACACAAACAGCACCACATCCTCAACAGTTCCAG GAAAACCATCACTGCCCTGGCCTTCTCTCCTGATGGCAAGTACCTGGTCACTGGAGAG AGTGGGCACATGCCTGCCGTCCGGGTTTGGGACGTGGCTGAGCATAGCCAGGTGGCGGAGCTGCAGGAGCATAAATATGGCGTGGCTTGTGTGGCCTTCTCCCCTAGCGCCAAGTACATTGTCTCCGTGGGCTACCAGCATGACATGATTGTCAATGTCTGGGCCTGGAAG AAAAACATTGTGGTGGCCTCCAATAAGGTGTCCAGTCGGGTGACAGCAGTGTCCTTCTCTGAAGATTGCAGCTACTTTGTCACTGCAGGCAACCGGCACATCAAATTCTGGTACCTCGATGACAGTAAGACCTCAAAG GTGAACGCCACTGTGCCCCTGCTGGGCCGCTCAGGGCTGCTGGGGGAGCTGCGAAATAACCTGTTCACTGATGTGGCCTGTGGCCGAGGGAAGAAGGCCGACAGCACCTTTTGCATCACGTCCTCAGGGCTGCTGTGCGAGTTCAGCGATCGGAGGCTTTTGGATAAGTGGGTGGAGCTGAGA AATACAGACAGCTTCACA ACTACTGTGGCCCACTGCATCTCTGTGAGCCAAGACTACATCTTCTGTGGCTGTGCTGATGGCACCGTGCGCCTTTTCAACCCCTCTAACCTGCACTTTCTCAGCACGCTGCCCCGGCCCCACGCCCTGGGGACAGACATTGCCAGCGTCACTGAGGCCAG TCGCCTCTTCTCTGGAGTGGCCAATGCCAGGTATCCAGACACCATTGCCTTGACTTTTGATCCTACTAATCAGTGGCTGTCTTGTGTATACAACGACCACAGCATTTATGTTTGGGATGTGAGGGACCCCAAGAAAGTGGGCAAGGTGTACTCAGCTCTGTATCATTCCTCCTGCGTCTGGAGTGTGGAG gtCTACCCTGAAGTGAAGGACAGTAACCAGGCCTGCCTGCCCCCAAGTTCCTTTATCACCTGTTCCTCAGACAATACCATCCGCCTGTGGAACACAGAGAGCTCCGGGGTACATGGCTCCACCCTGCACCGAAACATCCTCAGCAAT GACCTCATTAAGATCATCTATGTGGATGGGAACACTCAGGCCCTGCTGGATACCGAGCTGCCCGGAGGAGACAAAGCTGATGGGTCCCTGATGGATCCCCGTGTGGGCATCCGCTCTGTGTGTATCAGCCCCAACGGACAGCATCTAGCTTCTGGGGACCGTGTAGGCACGCTCAG AGTGCACGAGCTGCAGTCCCTGAGTGAGATGCTAAAGGTGGAGGCCCATGACTCAGAAATTCTATGCCTGGAGTACTCTAAGCCAGACACAG GTCTGAAGCTGTTGGCGTCAGCGAGCCGGGATCGGCTCATCCATGTGCTAGATGCTGGCCGTGAATATAGCCTGCAGCAGACGTTGGACGAGCACTCATCCTCCATCACTGCTGTCAAGTttgcag CCAGCGATGGGCAAGTCCGCATGATCAGCTGTGGAGCAGACAAGAGCATCTACTTCCGAACTGCACAGAAG TCCGGAGATGGAGTACAGTTTACACGGACACACCACGTGGTACGGAAGACGACCCTCTACGATATGGATGTGGAGCCCAGCTGGAAGTACACGGCCATCGGCTGCCAGGACCGAAATATTCG GATCTTCAACATCAGCAGTGGGAAGCAGAAGAAGCTGTTTAAAGGATCACAGGGTGAGGACGGCACTCTCATTAAG GTGCAGACAGACCCCTCAGGGATCTATATCGCCACCAGCTGTTCTGACAAGAACCTCTCCATTTTTGACTTCTCCTCAGGCGAGTGTGTGGCCACCATGTTTGGCCACTCAG AGATTGTCACTGGCATGAAGTTTAGTAATGACTGCAAACATCTCATCTCTGTGTCAGGGGACAG CTGTATATTTGTGTGGCGCCTGAGCTCTGAGATGACCATCAGCATGAGGCAGCGTCTGGCTGAGCTGCGCCAGCGTCAGCGAGGGGGCAAGCCACAAGGACCATCTTCTCCCCAAAGGGCTGCGGGTCCCAACCG GCATGAGGCCCCATCGATGCTGTCTCCTGGACCAGCTCTGTCATCAGACAGTGACAAGGAGGGAGAAGATGAAGGCACTGAAGAAGAAGAACTGCCAGCTCTGCCTATCCTTGCCAAGGGTACCAAGAAAGAGCCAG CCTCAGTGCCTGGCCCAGTCCTGCCCCGAAGCCTGTCCCACTGGGAGATGAGTCGG GCACAGGAGACAGTGGAGTTCCTGGCCCCAGCTCCTGTGGCCAATCAAGGACCCAGAAGAAGGAGCCGCTGGGCTCAGCCAGGCGTCGAGCTGAGTGTCCGCTCCATGCTGGACCTGCGGCAGCTGGAGACACTGGCCCCAAGCCCTCGAGACCCTAGCCAAGACTTGCTGGCCATGACCCCATCTTGCCCTGGGAAACGTGGTCAGCAGGTCCCTCCTGAGACCTCACATGCTAGCCAG AATGAAAAGCCCCCTCGGCATCAGGCTTCCCAACCCTGTTCCTGCCCCCACATTATTCGATTGTTGTCCCAAGAGGAAGGGGTCTTTGCCCAAGATCTGGAGCCTGCACCCATCGAAGATGGTATTGTCTACCCGGAGCCGAGTGACAGTCCCACCCTGGATACCAG TGAGTTCCAGGTGCAGGCTCCAGCCCGAGGGACCCTGGGAAGAGTGTATCCAGGCAGCAGGGCTTCCGAGAAGCACAGCCCTGACAGTGCCTGCTCTGTGGATTATAGTAGCAGCCGCCTTTCCAGCCCTGAGCACCCCAACGAAG ACTCTGAGAGCACGGAGCCCCTGAGTGTGGATGGCATTTCCTCAGACCTTGAAGAGCCAGCCGAGggtgatgaggaagaggaggaagaagagggaggcacTGGCTCCTATGGGCTACAGGAAGGCAGTCCCCATACTCCAGACCAGGAGCAGTTTCTAAAACAGCACTTTGAGACTCTGGCCAATGGGGCTGCTCCAG GGGGCCCAGTCCGGGTACCAGAGAGGACAGAGTCTCGGAGCATCTCTTCACGATTCCTGTTGCAAGTGCAGACCCCCCCACACAG GGAACTGTCTCCATCTTCCTCAAGCCTGGCACTGCCATCGAGACCAGTCCAGATGCTGCAGGCTTCGGGTGAGCAGCTGAGAGGCAGTGGTGCCAGTCCTCCAGGAGCACCCCCAGAGGCAGAGCCCTCCCCTGGAAATGGTGGCCCCCAGCAAGCAGTTCCTGTGCTTTTGCCACGACGCCGTCTCAACCCGGATAGCAGCTGGTCTCCCAAGAGAGTGACTGCAGCCAGCCCCTTGGGTGGACTCCAGAAAGCCcagtctgtgcagagcctggtgccaCAAG ATGAGGCCCCTCCACCAGGTCCATTGCTCTTACGGGAGATGGAAGCCCACGCGGGCCTGCGCTCCCTGCCACAGGCTGATGGCCGTCTTTCTCAGCCTCACTCCTACCAGAACCCCACCACCAGTTCCATGGCCAAGATCTCCCGCAGCATCTCTGTTGGGGAGAACTTGGGGCTGGCAGCCGAACCTCAAGCTCCTGCTCCCATTAGAGTCTCACCGCTCAGCAAGCTAGCCCTGCCCAGCCGGGCTCACCTGGTCCTGGACATTCCAAAGCCACTGCCTGATCGTCCTACCCTGGCCACATTCTCACCTGTTACCAAGGGCCGGGCCCCTGGTGAGGTGGACTGGCCTGGCTCCCCAGCAGGCCTGGGAAAGGCTCACAGTACATCTGAGAGGCGGGCCTGTTTGGGGGAGGGTGCCCCTCCCAAGCCTAGGACAGAGTGCCAGGCTCAGCCTGGGCCCAACAGCCCCTGTGGCCAGCAACTGCCGGTCAGCCCCCTCTTCCGAGGCCCTGAGAACTTGCAGTCCCCAACCCCTGAGAAGACTCCCAGCCCCATGGAATGCACCAGGCCAGGGGCAGCCCTGAGCCAGGACTCAG AACCAGCAGTgagcctggagcagtgtgaacaaCTTGTGGCAGAGCTCCAGGGCAATGTACGCCAGGCTGTGCGGCTCTACCACTTG GTGGCTGGCTGCAAGACGCCCTCAGCAGAGCAAAGTCGCATCACCCAGCTCCTCAGAAACACCTTCTCTTCAGTGAGGCAGGAGCTAGAGGCCCTGGCTGGCGCAGTGCTGTGCAGCCCGGGTGGGAGCCCTGGGGCTGTGGGGGCTGAGCAAACACAGGCCCTGCTAGAGCAATACTCAGAGCTGCTGCTTCGGGCTGTGGAGCGGCGCATGGAACGCAGACTCTAG
- the MAPKBP1 gene encoding mitogen-activated protein kinase-binding protein 1 isoform X2, which produces MMAVEGSTITSRIKNLLRSPSIKLRRSKAGNRREDLSSKVTLEKVLGITVSGGRGLACDPRSGLVAYPAGCVVVLFNPRKHKQHHILNSSRKTITALAFSPDGKYLVTGESGHMPAVRVWDVAEHSQVAELQEHKYGVACVAFSPSAKYIVSVGYQHDMIVNVWAWKKNIVVASNKVSSRVTAVSFSEDCSYFVTAGNRHIKFWYLDDSKTSKVNATVPLLGRSGLLGELRNNLFTDVACGRGKKADSTFCITSSGLLCEFSDRRLLDKWVELRTTVAHCISVSQDYIFCGCADGTVRLFNPSNLHFLSTLPRPHALGTDIASVTEASRLFSGVANARYPDTIALTFDPTNQWLSCVYNDHSIYVWDVRDPKKVGKVYSALYHSSCVWSVEVYPEVKDSNQACLPPSSFITCSSDNTIRLWNTESSGVHGSTLHRNILSNDLIKIIYVDGNTQALLDTELPGGDKADGSLMDPRVGIRSVCISPNGQHLASGDRVGTLRVHELQSLSEMLKVEAHDSEILCLEYSKPDTGLKLLASASRDRLIHVLDAGREYSLQQTLDEHSSSITAVKFAASDGQVRMISCGADKSIYFRTAQKSGDGVQFTRTHHVVRKTTLYDMDVEPSWKYTAIGCQDRNIRIFNISSGKQKKLFKGSQGEDGTLIKVQTDPSGIYIATSCSDKNLSIFDFSSGECVATMFGHSEIVTGMKFSNDCKHLISVSGDSCIFVWRLSSEMTISMRQRLAELRQRQRGGKPQGPSSPQRAAGPNRHEAPSMLSPGPALSSDSDKEGEDEGTEEEELPALPILAKGTKKEPASVPGPVLPRSLSHWEMSRAQETVEFLAPAPVANQGPRRRSRWAQPGVELSVRSMLDLRQLETLAPSPRDPSQDLLAMTPSCPGKRGQQVPPETSHASQNEKPPRHQASQPCSCPHIIRLLSQEEGVFAQDLEPAPIEDGIVYPEPSDSPTLDTSEFQVQAPARGTLGRVYPGSRASEKHSPDSACSVDYSSSRLSSPEHPNEDSESTEPLSVDGISSDLEEPAEGDEEEEEEEGGTGSYGLQEGSPHTPDQEQFLKQHFETLANGAAPGGPVRVPERTESRSISSRFLLQVQTPPHRELSPSSSSLALPSRPVQMLQASGEQLRGSGASPPGAPPEAEPSPGNGGPQQAVPVLLPRRRLNPDSSWSPKRVTAASPLGGLQKAQSVQSLVPQDEAPPPGPLLLREMEAHAGLRSLPQADGRLSQPHSYQNPTTSSMAKISRSISVGENLGLAAEPQAPAPIRVSPLSKLALPSRAHLVLDIPKPLPDRPTLATFSPVTKGRAPGEVDWPGSPAGLGKAHSTSERRACLGEGAPPKPRTECQAQPGPNSPCGQQLPVSPLFRGPENLQSPTPEKTPSPMECTRPGAALSQDSEPAVSLEQCEQLVAELQGNVRQAVRLYHLVAGCKTPSAEQSRITQLLRNTFSSVRQELEALAGAVLCSPGGSPGAVGAEQTQALLEQYSELLLRAVERRMERRL; this is translated from the exons GTGACCTTGGAGAAGGTGCTTGGAATAACAGTGTCTGGAGGCAGAGGACTTGCCTGCGATCCCCGATCCGGTTTAGTTGCCTACCCAGCTGG GTGTGTGGTCGTGCTGTTCAATCCCCGGAAACACAAACAGCACCACATCCTCAACAGTTCCAG GAAAACCATCACTGCCCTGGCCTTCTCTCCTGATGGCAAGTACCTGGTCACTGGAGAG AGTGGGCACATGCCTGCCGTCCGGGTTTGGGACGTGGCTGAGCATAGCCAGGTGGCGGAGCTGCAGGAGCATAAATATGGCGTGGCTTGTGTGGCCTTCTCCCCTAGCGCCAAGTACATTGTCTCCGTGGGCTACCAGCATGACATGATTGTCAATGTCTGGGCCTGGAAG AAAAACATTGTGGTGGCCTCCAATAAGGTGTCCAGTCGGGTGACAGCAGTGTCCTTCTCTGAAGATTGCAGCTACTTTGTCACTGCAGGCAACCGGCACATCAAATTCTGGTACCTCGATGACAGTAAGACCTCAAAG GTGAACGCCACTGTGCCCCTGCTGGGCCGCTCAGGGCTGCTGGGGGAGCTGCGAAATAACCTGTTCACTGATGTGGCCTGTGGCCGAGGGAAGAAGGCCGACAGCACCTTTTGCATCACGTCCTCAGGGCTGCTGTGCGAGTTCAGCGATCGGAGGCTTTTGGATAAGTGGGTGGAGCTGAGA ACTACTGTGGCCCACTGCATCTCTGTGAGCCAAGACTACATCTTCTGTGGCTGTGCTGATGGCACCGTGCGCCTTTTCAACCCCTCTAACCTGCACTTTCTCAGCACGCTGCCCCGGCCCCACGCCCTGGGGACAGACATTGCCAGCGTCACTGAGGCCAG TCGCCTCTTCTCTGGAGTGGCCAATGCCAGGTATCCAGACACCATTGCCTTGACTTTTGATCCTACTAATCAGTGGCTGTCTTGTGTATACAACGACCACAGCATTTATGTTTGGGATGTGAGGGACCCCAAGAAAGTGGGCAAGGTGTACTCAGCTCTGTATCATTCCTCCTGCGTCTGGAGTGTGGAG gtCTACCCTGAAGTGAAGGACAGTAACCAGGCCTGCCTGCCCCCAAGTTCCTTTATCACCTGTTCCTCAGACAATACCATCCGCCTGTGGAACACAGAGAGCTCCGGGGTACATGGCTCCACCCTGCACCGAAACATCCTCAGCAAT GACCTCATTAAGATCATCTATGTGGATGGGAACACTCAGGCCCTGCTGGATACCGAGCTGCCCGGAGGAGACAAAGCTGATGGGTCCCTGATGGATCCCCGTGTGGGCATCCGCTCTGTGTGTATCAGCCCCAACGGACAGCATCTAGCTTCTGGGGACCGTGTAGGCACGCTCAG AGTGCACGAGCTGCAGTCCCTGAGTGAGATGCTAAAGGTGGAGGCCCATGACTCAGAAATTCTATGCCTGGAGTACTCTAAGCCAGACACAG GTCTGAAGCTGTTGGCGTCAGCGAGCCGGGATCGGCTCATCCATGTGCTAGATGCTGGCCGTGAATATAGCCTGCAGCAGACGTTGGACGAGCACTCATCCTCCATCACTGCTGTCAAGTttgcag CCAGCGATGGGCAAGTCCGCATGATCAGCTGTGGAGCAGACAAGAGCATCTACTTCCGAACTGCACAGAAG TCCGGAGATGGAGTACAGTTTACACGGACACACCACGTGGTACGGAAGACGACCCTCTACGATATGGATGTGGAGCCCAGCTGGAAGTACACGGCCATCGGCTGCCAGGACCGAAATATTCG GATCTTCAACATCAGCAGTGGGAAGCAGAAGAAGCTGTTTAAAGGATCACAGGGTGAGGACGGCACTCTCATTAAG GTGCAGACAGACCCCTCAGGGATCTATATCGCCACCAGCTGTTCTGACAAGAACCTCTCCATTTTTGACTTCTCCTCAGGCGAGTGTGTGGCCACCATGTTTGGCCACTCAG AGATTGTCACTGGCATGAAGTTTAGTAATGACTGCAAACATCTCATCTCTGTGTCAGGGGACAG CTGTATATTTGTGTGGCGCCTGAGCTCTGAGATGACCATCAGCATGAGGCAGCGTCTGGCTGAGCTGCGCCAGCGTCAGCGAGGGGGCAAGCCACAAGGACCATCTTCTCCCCAAAGGGCTGCGGGTCCCAACCG GCATGAGGCCCCATCGATGCTGTCTCCTGGACCAGCTCTGTCATCAGACAGTGACAAGGAGGGAGAAGATGAAGGCACTGAAGAAGAAGAACTGCCAGCTCTGCCTATCCTTGCCAAGGGTACCAAGAAAGAGCCAG CCTCAGTGCCTGGCCCAGTCCTGCCCCGAAGCCTGTCCCACTGGGAGATGAGTCGG GCACAGGAGACAGTGGAGTTCCTGGCCCCAGCTCCTGTGGCCAATCAAGGACCCAGAAGAAGGAGCCGCTGGGCTCAGCCAGGCGTCGAGCTGAGTGTCCGCTCCATGCTGGACCTGCGGCAGCTGGAGACACTGGCCCCAAGCCCTCGAGACCCTAGCCAAGACTTGCTGGCCATGACCCCATCTTGCCCTGGGAAACGTGGTCAGCAGGTCCCTCCTGAGACCTCACATGCTAGCCAG AATGAAAAGCCCCCTCGGCATCAGGCTTCCCAACCCTGTTCCTGCCCCCACATTATTCGATTGTTGTCCCAAGAGGAAGGGGTCTTTGCCCAAGATCTGGAGCCTGCACCCATCGAAGATGGTATTGTCTACCCGGAGCCGAGTGACAGTCCCACCCTGGATACCAG TGAGTTCCAGGTGCAGGCTCCAGCCCGAGGGACCCTGGGAAGAGTGTATCCAGGCAGCAGGGCTTCCGAGAAGCACAGCCCTGACAGTGCCTGCTCTGTGGATTATAGTAGCAGCCGCCTTTCCAGCCCTGAGCACCCCAACGAAG ACTCTGAGAGCACGGAGCCCCTGAGTGTGGATGGCATTTCCTCAGACCTTGAAGAGCCAGCCGAGggtgatgaggaagaggaggaagaagagggaggcacTGGCTCCTATGGGCTACAGGAAGGCAGTCCCCATACTCCAGACCAGGAGCAGTTTCTAAAACAGCACTTTGAGACTCTGGCCAATGGGGCTGCTCCAG GGGGCCCAGTCCGGGTACCAGAGAGGACAGAGTCTCGGAGCATCTCTTCACGATTCCTGTTGCAAGTGCAGACCCCCCCACACAG GGAACTGTCTCCATCTTCCTCAAGCCTGGCACTGCCATCGAGACCAGTCCAGATGCTGCAGGCTTCGGGTGAGCAGCTGAGAGGCAGTGGTGCCAGTCCTCCAGGAGCACCCCCAGAGGCAGAGCCCTCCCCTGGAAATGGTGGCCCCCAGCAAGCAGTTCCTGTGCTTTTGCCACGACGCCGTCTCAACCCGGATAGCAGCTGGTCTCCCAAGAGAGTGACTGCAGCCAGCCCCTTGGGTGGACTCCAGAAAGCCcagtctgtgcagagcctggtgccaCAAG ATGAGGCCCCTCCACCAGGTCCATTGCTCTTACGGGAGATGGAAGCCCACGCGGGCCTGCGCTCCCTGCCACAGGCTGATGGCCGTCTTTCTCAGCCTCACTCCTACCAGAACCCCACCACCAGTTCCATGGCCAAGATCTCCCGCAGCATCTCTGTTGGGGAGAACTTGGGGCTGGCAGCCGAACCTCAAGCTCCTGCTCCCATTAGAGTCTCACCGCTCAGCAAGCTAGCCCTGCCCAGCCGGGCTCACCTGGTCCTGGACATTCCAAAGCCACTGCCTGATCGTCCTACCCTGGCCACATTCTCACCTGTTACCAAGGGCCGGGCCCCTGGTGAGGTGGACTGGCCTGGCTCCCCAGCAGGCCTGGGAAAGGCTCACAGTACATCTGAGAGGCGGGCCTGTTTGGGGGAGGGTGCCCCTCCCAAGCCTAGGACAGAGTGCCAGGCTCAGCCTGGGCCCAACAGCCCCTGTGGCCAGCAACTGCCGGTCAGCCCCCTCTTCCGAGGCCCTGAGAACTTGCAGTCCCCAACCCCTGAGAAGACTCCCAGCCCCATGGAATGCACCAGGCCAGGGGCAGCCCTGAGCCAGGACTCAG AACCAGCAGTgagcctggagcagtgtgaacaaCTTGTGGCAGAGCTCCAGGGCAATGTACGCCAGGCTGTGCGGCTCTACCACTTG GTGGCTGGCTGCAAGACGCCCTCAGCAGAGCAAAGTCGCATCACCCAGCTCCTCAGAAACACCTTCTCTTCAGTGAGGCAGGAGCTAGAGGCCCTGGCTGGCGCAGTGCTGTGCAGCCCGGGTGGGAGCCCTGGGGCTGTGGGGGCTGAGCAAACACAGGCCCTGCTAGAGCAATACTCAGAGCTGCTGCTTCGGGCTGTGGAGCGGCGCATGGAACGCAGACTCTAG